The genomic window TGCCACTGGGTTTACTTGGTTGTGTACTGCGTTTGGAGCAGGCTTTGTGTTTTTCTTTCGTACGGTGCCAAGGCCTGTGTTTAATGCGATGCTTGGATTTGCCTCAGGCATTATGATCGCTGCTAGTTTTTGGTCATTATTACTCCCCTCGATTGAACTTTCAGAAACGGCTGGCCAACCTGCTTGGTTCCATGTGAGCCTTGGGTTTTTGTCAGGTGGGCTTTCTTTGTTTGGTCTCCACAAACTCCTTCCACATTTAC from Leptospira paudalimensis includes these protein-coding regions:
- a CDS encoding ZIP family metal transporter, with protein sequence MFIDLLSFHPVVLALLATGFTWLCTAFGAGFVFFFRTVPRPVFNAMLGFASGIMIAASFWSLLLPSIELSETAGQPAWFHVSLGFLSGGLSLFGLHKLLPHLHVGLEENRLEGGKSSFQRSLLLILAITLHNIPEGLAVGVAFGALGDG